Proteins encoded together in one Pseudomonas sp. TCU-HL1 window:
- a CDS encoding enoyl-CoA hydratase/isomerase family protein, protein MSEHEAPVLASVRNRVGHLTLNRPAGLNALTLPMVRLLHRHLWAWELDPDIVAVVIRGAGEKAFCAGGDIRMLYESHAAGDNQHELFLEEEYALDEYLHGYAKPVLALMDGFVLGGGMGLAQSASLRVITERTRMGMPEVGIGFFPDVGGSYFLPRLPGELGVYLGVTGHHVRAADALYAGLADYCLPSERLAELDRALDSLNWSYAPRENLHQLLAGLATERIPGSELKAYRQVIDEIFSLPNLQEIRTALQSDSRPDVQDWAEETIRLLNKNSPLAMAVTLELLRCGRRLNLADCFDLELHLDRQWFDKGDLMEGIRALIIDKDKNPRWNPPNLEELQDEQVKAFFAGFHTRRTSAIAAERPVTQ, encoded by the coding sequence ATGAGCGAGCACGAGGCACCGGTCCTGGCCAGCGTGCGCAACCGCGTCGGCCACCTCACCCTCAACCGCCCGGCCGGGCTGAACGCCCTGACCCTGCCCATGGTGCGCCTGCTCCATCGGCACCTCTGGGCCTGGGAACTGGACCCGGACATAGTCGCCGTGGTGATCCGCGGCGCCGGCGAGAAGGCCTTCTGTGCCGGTGGTGACATCCGCATGCTCTACGAGAGCCATGCGGCCGGCGACAACCAGCACGAGCTGTTCCTTGAAGAGGAATATGCCCTGGACGAATACCTGCACGGTTACGCCAAGCCGGTGCTGGCACTGATGGACGGTTTCGTCCTCGGCGGCGGCATGGGCCTGGCCCAGTCCGCCTCGCTGCGGGTCATCACCGAACGCACGCGGATGGGCATGCCGGAAGTCGGCATCGGCTTCTTCCCGGATGTCGGCGGCAGCTACTTCCTGCCGCGCCTGCCCGGTGAACTGGGCGTCTACCTGGGCGTCACCGGCCACCATGTGCGCGCCGCCGACGCGCTCTATGCCGGGCTGGCCGACTACTGCCTGCCCAGTGAACGCCTTGCCGAGCTGGACCGGGCGCTGGACAGCCTGAACTGGAGCTACGCCCCTCGGGAGAACCTCCACCAGTTGCTGGCTGGCCTTGCCACCGAGCGTATTCCGGGTTCGGAGCTGAAGGCTTATCGCCAAGTTATCGACGAAATCTTTTCACTGCCCAATCTCCAGGAGATCCGCACTGCATTGCAGTCCGACAGCCGGCCCGACGTACAAGATTGGGCAGAGGAAACGATTCGCCTCCTCAACAAAAATTCCCCACTCGCCATGGCGGTAACCCTCGAGCTTCTGCGCTGCGGCCGACGTCTTAATCTGGCTGACTGTTTCGATCTTGAGCTGCATCTGGACCGCCAGTGGTTCGACAAGGGCGACCTGATGGAGGGCATCCGTGCCCTGATCATCGACAAGGACAAGAACCCACGCTGGAACCCGCCGAACCTTGAGGAGTTACAGGACGAACAGGTGAAAGCCTTTTTTGCAGGCTTCCATACCCGTCGCACCTCTGCAATAGCTGCTGAACGGCCAGTAACTCAATAG
- a CDS encoding acyl-CoA dehydrogenase family protein, protein MHDIELTEEQRMIRDMARDFARAEVAPRAQAWEKAGWIDDDLVRQMGELGLLGMVVPEEWGGTYIDYVAYALAVEEISAGDGALGALMSIHNSVGCGPLLKYGSEAQKGRWLAELASGAAIGCFCLTEPQAGSEAHNLRTRAELKDGQWVLNGAKQFVSNGKRAKLAIVFAVTDPELGKKGLSAFLVPTDTPGFVVDRSEHKMGIKASDTCAVTLSDCRIPEENLLGQRGKGLAIALSNLEGGRIGIAAQALGIARAAFEAALGYARERVQFGKPIIEHQSIGNLLADMQVRLNAARLMILHAARLKGAGLPCLSEASQAKLFASEIAEQVCSSAIQVHGGYGYLEDYPVEKYYRDARITQIYEGSSEVQRLLITREMTNYTL, encoded by the coding sequence ATGCACGATATCGAACTCACCGAAGAACAACGCATGATCCGCGACATGGCGCGCGACTTCGCCCGCGCCGAAGTCGCCCCGCGCGCCCAGGCCTGGGAAAAGGCCGGCTGGATCGACGACGATCTGGTACGGCAGATGGGCGAGCTGGGCCTGCTCGGCATGGTGGTGCCCGAGGAATGGGGCGGCACCTACATCGACTATGTGGCCTATGCCCTGGCGGTGGAGGAAATCTCCGCCGGCGACGGCGCCCTCGGCGCGCTGATGAGCATCCACAACTCGGTGGGCTGCGGGCCCCTCCTCAAGTACGGCAGCGAAGCACAGAAAGGCCGCTGGCTGGCGGAGCTGGCCAGTGGCGCCGCCATCGGCTGCTTCTGCCTTACCGAACCCCAGGCTGGCTCGGAAGCGCACAACCTGCGCACCCGTGCCGAGCTCAAGGACGGCCAGTGGGTGCTGAACGGCGCCAAGCAGTTCGTCAGCAACGGCAAGCGGGCGAAGCTGGCCATCGTCTTCGCGGTGACCGATCCGGAACTGGGCAAGAAAGGCCTGTCCGCCTTCCTGGTGCCCACCGACACCCCCGGCTTCGTGGTCGACCGCAGCGAGCACAAGATGGGGATCAAGGCCTCGGACACCTGCGCGGTGACCCTGAGCGACTGCCGCATCCCGGAAGAGAACCTGCTGGGCCAGCGCGGCAAGGGCCTGGCCATCGCCCTGTCGAACCTGGAAGGCGGGCGCATCGGCATCGCCGCCCAGGCCCTGGGTATCGCCCGCGCGGCCTTCGAGGCGGCGCTGGGCTATGCGCGGGAGCGGGTGCAGTTCGGCAAGCCGATCATCGAGCACCAGAGCATCGGCAACCTGCTGGCGGACATGCAGGTCCGTCTCAATGCCGCGCGCCTGATGATCCTCCACGCCGCGCGCCTGAAGGGCGCCGGCCTGCCCTGCCTGTCCGAAGCCTCCCAGGCCAAGCTGTTCGCTTCAGAAATCGCCGAGCAGGTGTGCTCCAGCGCCATCCAGGTCCATGGCGGTTACGGCTACCTGGAGGACTACCCGGTGGAGAAGTACTACCGCGATGCGCGGATCACGCAGATCTACGAAGGCTCCAGCGAAGTACAGCGGCTTTTGATCACTCGGGAAATGACCAATTACACGCTATGA
- a CDS encoding TetR/AcrR family transcriptional regulator, with translation MSMPIALQNKLPSSTRSQPISTTGSPKRYHQTREKALELFAQRGYSRVSMRDLAEFMGIPVGSLYNHIESKEALLFELIEELYEQLLNGALKLSHRDVSPTARLLLLTEAHLQLHNGMGAHFRLAEYDLHCLDNDHQERILKLRQRYEAVLIETVEQLTGEPACEVRRAGLASIVSQLNQLPAWLGEAPTGNTAKFELLREMIIGSIRGVIRATQSLANSVAQSGGR, from the coding sequence ATGTCCATGCCCATCGCCTTGCAAAACAAGCTGCCGTCATCCACTCGCAGCCAACCTATAAGTACTACTGGCTCCCCAAAACGCTATCACCAAACACGCGAGAAAGCTCTGGAGTTGTTCGCTCAGCGTGGCTACAGCCGAGTCAGTATGCGCGACTTGGCAGAGTTCATGGGCATTCCTGTCGGCTCCCTCTACAACCACATCGAGAGCAAAGAAGCCTTGCTGTTCGAGCTAATCGAGGAACTATATGAGCAGTTGCTAAATGGCGCGCTGAAACTGTCCCACCGGGACGTCTCCCCCACAGCACGACTGCTTCTCCTCACTGAAGCCCATCTCCAGCTACACAACGGTATGGGCGCACACTTCCGTTTGGCAGAATACGACCTGCACTGCCTCGATAACGATCACCAGGAGCGAATCCTAAAGTTGCGCCAACGCTATGAGGCAGTGCTAATAGAAACCGTGGAGCAACTAACCGGAGAGCCAGCATGCGAGGTCCGCCGTGCCGGCCTAGCTAGCATCGTTTCACAGCTTAATCAGTTACCGGCTTGGCTCGGAGAGGCACCAACTGGCAACACGGCAAAGTTTGAGTTGCTACGCGAAATGATTATCGGATCCATACGAGGCGTGATCCGGGCCACCCAGAGTTTAGCTAACTCGGTAGCTCAGTCCGGCGGCAGATAG
- a CDS encoding LysR family transcriptional regulator has protein sequence MPNCASLERLNWDDLRFFLEVARTGTASAASRRLGVDYTTVSRRIRVLEQNLGALLFEKSRAAGFVPTLEGQRMLRYAETLESTLQAACEQVSGTGLELSGHVRIGCTEGFGSSFITPHMSRFQDRYPHISLDILPVPHFVSLSRREADIAITLERPQRGPYVCSKLCDYRLRLYATPEYLANNAPIRSLESLAGHTFISYVEDLAFSPKLLYLNDLVPGAVRQLRSTSVIAHYHAALEGRALAILPCFLAGHNPRLCEVLPGEIEVVRQFWIYYSEDLRKLRRITRVAEYLRACVELNQPLLLGESTSMSYLPPD, from the coding sequence ATGCCAAATTGCGCCAGCCTCGAGCGTTTAAATTGGGACGACCTTCGCTTCTTCTTAGAAGTGGCGCGCACCGGTACCGCCAGCGCTGCGTCTCGAAGGCTGGGCGTTGACTACACTACGGTCTCGCGTCGAATCCGTGTTCTGGAACAGAACCTGGGTGCATTGCTATTCGAGAAATCGAGGGCGGCGGGTTTCGTGCCCACGCTTGAAGGGCAGCGCATGCTGCGCTACGCCGAGACTCTGGAAAGCACCCTACAGGCAGCCTGCGAGCAAGTTTCAGGCACTGGTTTGGAACTGTCTGGGCATGTGCGCATCGGTTGCACTGAGGGATTCGGCTCCAGTTTCATTACTCCGCATATGAGTCGATTCCAGGACCGCTATCCACACATCTCGCTGGATATCCTCCCGGTGCCACACTTCGTCAGCTTGTCGAGGCGTGAGGCTGATATCGCTATCACGCTGGAGCGTCCGCAACGTGGGCCTTATGTCTGCTCTAAGCTCTGCGACTACCGTCTACGCTTGTATGCCACTCCTGAGTACTTGGCCAATAATGCGCCGATTCGCAGCCTCGAAAGCCTGGCCGGGCACACGTTCATCTCCTACGTTGAAGACTTAGCCTTCAGCCCAAAGCTTCTCTACTTGAATGATCTTGTACCCGGAGCGGTTCGCCAGCTGCGTAGCACCAGCGTAATTGCTCATTACCATGCAGCGCTGGAGGGGAGGGCGCTTGCAATTTTGCCCTGCTTTCTCGCAGGACATAACCCGCGTCTGTGCGAAGTTCTTCCGGGTGAGATAGAGGTAGTGCGGCAGTTCTGGATCTATTACAGCGAGGATCTACGTAAACTCCGTCGTATTACTCGGGTAGCCGAATATCTGCGGGCTTGCGTCGAGCTTAACCAGCCGCTACTGTTGGGCGAGTCAACGTCGATGAGCTATCTGCCGCCGGACTGA
- a CDS encoding SDR family oxidoreductase, translated as MSCNDISGLFSVAGKTVLVTGGAKGIGAMITRCLVAAGCRVLVAGRDHAAADSLNHELAEYGGFEFIECDLVRDDQLADLFRTVQDCCSQLHALVNNAGVFHAPPLGSVTEKDWSAVMSLNLQSPFLLIQALCPLLEKAGTSDDPARIINIGSVGGILGKSYGGAYAYGCSKAAMHQLSRTLASDLRSRNINVNAIAPGYFPSDLTAGVIADAEVERAVLDGIPAHRFGSAADVGGTVIYLISRASAYLTGTIIPLDGGLTVAP; from the coding sequence ATGTCTTGCAATGACATCTCTGGACTGTTTTCCGTTGCCGGCAAAACAGTATTGGTTACAGGTGGGGCCAAGGGTATTGGTGCAATGATTACCCGCTGTCTGGTGGCGGCAGGCTGCCGGGTGCTGGTCGCTGGGCGGGACCATGCTGCGGCAGACAGTTTGAACCATGAACTGGCGGAGTACGGAGGTTTTGAGTTCATTGAGTGTGACCTTGTGCGAGATGATCAGTTGGCTGATCTATTTCGCACGGTGCAGGATTGCTGTTCGCAACTGCACGCACTGGTTAACAACGCCGGTGTATTTCATGCGCCGCCACTTGGCTCTGTCACTGAGAAAGACTGGTCTGCGGTGATGAGCCTCAACCTGCAGTCGCCGTTTCTGCTGATCCAGGCGCTGTGTCCCCTGCTGGAAAAGGCCGGCACATCTGATGATCCGGCACGCATAATCAATATCGGTTCAGTGGGTGGCATTCTCGGGAAAAGTTACGGCGGCGCCTATGCCTATGGTTGCAGCAAGGCTGCCATGCATCAGCTTAGCCGCACGCTGGCATCAGATTTACGTTCGCGCAATATCAATGTCAACGCCATTGCTCCGGGTTACTTTCCAAGTGATCTCACCGCAGGAGTCATCGCTGATGCAGAGGTTGAGCGAGCGGTGCTGGATGGTATCCCTGCTCATCGCTTTGGCAGTGCGGCAGATGTTGGCGGCACCGTTATCTATTTGATCTCCCGTGCAAGTGCCTATCTCACTGGGACGATTATCCCCCTTGATGGTGGTCTGACAGTGGCCCCGTGA
- a CDS encoding LLM class flavin-dependent oxidoreductase, with protein MQCGFFHTPYNLPHRTAREMFDWSLKLAQVCDQAGFTDFMIGEHSTLAWENIPCPEIIIGAAAPITKNIRFAPMAHLLPYHNPASLAIQVGWLSQILEGRYFLGVAPGGHHTDAILHGFEGIGPLQEQMFEALELMEKVWARKPFMDKGKFFQAGFPGPDTMPEYDVEIADNSPWGGREALEIAVTGLTKNSSSLKWAGERNYSPISFFGGHEVMRSHYDTWATAMQSKGFTPEASRFRVTREIFIADSDAEARKRAKASGMAKTWEHYLFPIYKKFNLFPGIIADAGVDIDPSQIDMDFLADHVWLCGSPETVTRKIEAMIERTGGFGQVIVNSHDNIDNPEPYFESLQRLAQEVVPNVRTS; from the coding sequence ATGCAATGCGGTTTTTTCCATACTCCCTATAACCTTCCGCACCGCACGGCACGGGAGATGTTCGATTGGTCTCTCAAACTGGCACAGGTCTGTGATCAGGCGGGGTTTACCGATTTCATGATCGGTGAGCATTCGACCCTGGCTTGGGAAAACATTCCCTGTCCGGAGATCATCATCGGCGCCGCAGCGCCGATCACCAAGAATATCCGTTTTGCGCCGATGGCCCACCTGCTGCCCTATCACAACCCGGCCAGTCTGGCGATTCAGGTTGGATGGCTGTCACAGATTCTCGAAGGCCGCTATTTCCTTGGCGTGGCGCCCGGTGGACATCACACCGATGCCATCCTGCACGGTTTCGAAGGCATTGGCCCGCTGCAGGAACAAATGTTCGAGGCGCTGGAGCTGATGGAGAAGGTCTGGGCACGCAAGCCTTTCATGGACAAGGGCAAGTTCTTCCAGGCCGGATTTCCGGGGCCGGATACCATGCCCGAATACGATGTGGAAATCGCCGACAACAGCCCTTGGGGTGGCCGCGAAGCATTGGAAATCGCCGTTACCGGTCTGACCAAAAACTCCTCGTCGCTGAAGTGGGCGGGTGAGCGCAATTACAGCCCGATCTCCTTCTTCGGTGGTCATGAGGTCATGCGCTCGCATTACGACACCTGGGCCACAGCTATGCAGTCCAAGGGCTTTACCCCGGAAGCCTCGCGCTTCCGTGTGACCCGGGAAATCTTCATTGCCGACTCCGATGCCGAGGCCCGCAAGCGCGCCAAAGCCAGCGGCATGGCCAAGACCTGGGAGCACTACCTGTTCCCGATCTACAAGAAGTTCAATCTGTTCCCGGGCATCATCGCCGATGCTGGTGTAGATATTGACCCCAGCCAGATCGACATGGACTTCCTTGCTGACCATGTCTGGCTCTGCGGCTCGCCGGAAACCGTGACGCGCAAGATCGAGGCAATGATCGAGCGCACCGGCGGCTTCGGTCAGGTCATCGTTAACTCGCATGACAATATCGACAACCCGGAACCCTATTTCGAGTCGCTGCAGCGCTTGGCGCAAGAAGTGGTACCCAACGTCAGAACATCCTGA
- a CDS encoding LLM class flavin-dependent oxidoreductase, producing the protein MKFHLMQTGVIGRRYELEAGMAGQRPELYQRFLSEVRDYVRLADELGYAGYCQPEHHLQIEGFEINNHPGMFSLYVGLHSKRMKAGIMGYTLPTHNPVRIAEEIATLDHMLQGRLMVGFTRGYHARWVDSYAARPGVSATTPDNAKARDEQDALNREVFEESLQVIKKAWANDVFSHKGKHWEFPPNGGSAGHPAYASMGKGMDADGIVRQIGIAPKCYQNPHPKIYGGFAGSMRTVDMWAREGGKPIVLAADLDFCDALWNRYADTARQHEREVAREDVAAWGGFLMLTDDKDKAKQLMAEHKWFWDKWFIPFGQKMPNVLIGSADDIAEQIGRAHDRLGFNELFLMFGQGHLDPEQNNEELEKFASLVAPRFATKDAEGTLV; encoded by the coding sequence ATGAAGTTTCATTTGATGCAAACAGGTGTGATCGGTCGTCGTTATGAGCTGGAAGCGGGCATGGCCGGTCAGCGCCCTGAGCTGTATCAGCGCTTTCTATCCGAGGTGCGCGATTACGTGCGTCTGGCGGATGAGCTTGGCTACGCAGGCTACTGCCAACCTGAGCATCACCTGCAGATCGAGGGTTTTGAGATCAACAACCATCCCGGCATGTTCAGCCTCTATGTGGGCCTGCATTCCAAGCGGATGAAGGCCGGCATCATGGGGTACACCCTGCCGACCCATAACCCGGTGCGCATCGCCGAAGAAATCGCCACCCTTGACCATATGCTCCAAGGGCGGCTGATGGTCGGTTTCACCCGTGGTTACCATGCGCGCTGGGTCGACTCCTATGCCGCGCGTCCGGGGGTCAGCGCCACTACGCCGGACAACGCCAAGGCCCGCGATGAGCAGGATGCGCTGAACCGCGAAGTCTTCGAGGAGTCGCTGCAGGTCATCAAGAAGGCCTGGGCCAACGACGTGTTCAGCCACAAGGGCAAGCACTGGGAGTTCCCGCCAAATGGCGGCTCTGCCGGTCACCCGGCCTATGCCAGCATGGGCAAGGGCATGGATGCCGATGGCATCGTGCGCCAGATCGGGATTGCGCCGAAGTGCTACCAGAATCCCCACCCGAAGATTTACGGCGGCTTTGCCGGCAGCATGCGCACCGTCGACATGTGGGCACGGGAAGGCGGCAAGCCGATCGTGCTGGCTGCCGACCTGGACTTCTGCGATGCCCTGTGGAACCGCTATGCCGATACCGCCCGCCAGCATGAGCGCGAAGTTGCCCGCGAGGATGTTGCCGCCTGGGGTGGTTTCCTGATGCTGACCGATGACAAGGACAAGGCCAAGCAGTTGATGGCTGAGCACAAGTGGTTCTGGGACAAGTGGTTCATCCCGTTCGGCCAGAAAATGCCGAACGTGCTGATCGGCTCGGCTGACGACATCGCCGAGCAGATCGGCCGCGCGCATGACCGCCTGGGCTTCAACGAACTGTTCCTGATGTTTGGCCAGGGCCACCTGGACCCGGAGCAGAACAATGAAGAGTTGGAGAAGTTTGCCAGCCTGGTGGCCCCTCGGTTCGCGACCAAGGATGCCGAAGGGACGCTGGTTTAA
- a CDS encoding efflux RND transporter permease subunit, whose protein sequence is MLSNNKTAAGPGLDVTAGTFDRSSGAFHERLFFNNRILFLLIGVFVTLCFGFQSAKLGVNASFEKMMPSSHEYIQNYRAFANNLRSLGNAVTVVVENKNGSIYDAGYQKTLSELNDRVFLINGVDRAFVQSLWMASVRWTAVTAEGFDGGPVMPPDYDGSPKSLEQLRANVEKAGLKGSLVAMDERSSAMFVPLMERDPVTGQLLDYKAFTDSINAINTEFQSRGVELHVIGFAKLVGDLISGLMEVLSYFVVAAAVVSVIVYWYSRCLTSTLIVVGTSLIGVIWQLGIMQLFGFVLDPFSVLVPFLVFAIGVSHGSQMMSGIIQDIGEGADRYVAARLTYRRLCLAGFVALVADALGFAVISVIDIPAIRDLALQATVGVAALIITNLLLIPVVLSFTGISARAAQRASKVLHGEHLMVRWLGDLAEKRVARLVLISVAIITTASFIHGQKISIGDSGAGASELRADSIYNKDVNYIRENYGLSKDMFAVIVTTPEGGLGNFETLLQIDRLEQQLSDLPGVQITESAASIARRLTPAGFEGSPKWYTISRSRYITNDAVDNVFTARPGLINDSRTVAPIIVYLSNHNAETLQRLTKVVEAFAAENNNEDRKFLLAGGNAGVEAATNQAVEKASFEMEVLVYAAVILLCWITFRSWRAVLVAILPLIVVTILSKSLMVLLGIGLKVATLPVVALGVGIGVDYALYMLTVFLAFQRQGMSVKGAYTSALASTGQVVLLVGVTLTAAVGTWIWSPIKFQADMGLLLAFMFLGNMLAALIMVPALSAYLLAPKKVLPQDSVGVESDNDSATKRVAQMSAV, encoded by the coding sequence ATGTTAAGTAATAATAAAACTGCAGCAGGGCCTGGTTTGGATGTGACTGCCGGCACGTTTGATCGCTCATCAGGAGCCTTTCACGAACGCCTATTTTTTAACAATCGGATATTGTTTCTTCTGATCGGAGTTTTTGTAACGCTCTGTTTCGGTTTTCAGAGTGCGAAGCTTGGTGTAAACGCAAGTTTTGAAAAAATGATGCCCTCATCCCATGAGTACATCCAGAACTACCGCGCCTTTGCAAATAACCTGCGCAGTCTAGGCAACGCAGTTACGGTGGTGGTGGAGAACAAGAATGGGTCTATCTACGACGCCGGGTATCAGAAGACGCTGAGCGAGCTCAATGACCGGGTGTTCCTGATCAATGGAGTCGACCGGGCATTCGTGCAATCCCTGTGGATGGCCTCGGTGCGCTGGACGGCGGTAACCGCGGAAGGCTTTGACGGCGGCCCGGTCATGCCACCGGATTATGACGGCTCGCCCAAAAGCCTTGAGCAGCTCCGTGCCAACGTCGAGAAGGCCGGGCTGAAGGGTTCCCTTGTGGCCATGGACGAGCGCTCCAGCGCGATGTTCGTGCCCTTGATGGAGCGGGACCCGGTAACCGGTCAGCTGCTTGACTACAAGGCTTTTACAGACAGCATCAACGCCATCAACACAGAATTCCAGAGCCGTGGCGTCGAGCTCCATGTCATCGGTTTTGCCAAGCTGGTCGGTGACCTGATTTCTGGCCTTATGGAAGTGCTCAGCTATTTTGTTGTGGCTGCCGCGGTCGTATCGGTCATCGTTTACTGGTATTCGCGTTGCTTGACCAGTACCTTAATCGTGGTTGGCACCTCGCTGATTGGGGTGATCTGGCAGTTGGGGATCATGCAACTGTTCGGCTTTGTGCTGGATCCCTTTTCGGTACTCGTGCCTTTCCTGGTTTTCGCCATCGGTGTGTCCCATGGCTCGCAGATGATGAGTGGCATCATTCAGGACATTGGCGAGGGTGCCGATCGCTATGTGGCTGCGCGACTGACCTACAGGCGGCTGTGCCTGGCTGGCTTTGTTGCGCTGGTAGCCGATGCCTTAGGTTTTGCCGTGATCTCGGTGATCGATATTCCTGCTATCCGTGACTTGGCCCTACAAGCCACTGTTGGCGTCGCGGCGCTGATCATCACCAACTTGCTGCTCATTCCAGTGGTACTGTCCTTCACCGGTATCAGTGCCCGCGCGGCCCAGCGCGCTTCGAAGGTTCTGCACGGCGAGCACCTTATGGTCAGGTGGCTCGGTGATCTTGCTGAAAAGCGCGTTGCTCGCTTGGTGCTGATCAGCGTGGCAATTATCACAACTGCTAGTTTCATCCATGGCCAGAAGATAAGCATTGGTGATTCCGGGGCCGGTGCCTCCGAGTTACGCGCGGATTCAATCTATAACAAAGATGTAAATTACATCCGCGAAAACTACGGTTTGTCGAAAGATATGTTCGCGGTGATCGTGACGACGCCTGAGGGTGGCCTAGGTAACTTTGAAACCCTGCTGCAGATTGACCGGCTGGAACAGCAGCTGAGTGACTTGCCTGGCGTACAGATCACCGAATCCGCAGCCAGCATAGCTCGCAGGCTCACCCCAGCAGGCTTTGAAGGCTCGCCCAAGTGGTACACCATCAGTCGTAGCCGCTATATCACCAATGACGCGGTGGACAACGTGTTTACCGCACGTCCAGGGTTGATCAACGATTCTCGTACGGTGGCACCGATCATCGTCTACCTGAGCAATCACAATGCCGAAACCCTGCAGCGCTTGACGAAGGTTGTTGAGGCGTTTGCCGCCGAAAATAACAACGAAGATCGGAAGTTCCTGCTGGCCGGCGGCAACGCCGGGGTGGAAGCTGCCACTAATCAAGCAGTGGAAAAGGCTAGCTTCGAGATGGAAGTGCTAGTTTACGCTGCGGTGATTCTGCTCTGCTGGATAACCTTCCGAAGCTGGCGTGCGGTGTTGGTGGCGATTCTGCCGCTGATTGTCGTGACCATTCTGTCAAAATCCTTGATGGTCCTGCTGGGGATCGGGCTCAAGGTGGCTACCTTGCCAGTGGTGGCGCTGGGTGTGGGGATCGGCGTGGATTATGCGCTCTACATGCTGACTGTATTCCTAGCGTTCCAGCGCCAGGGTATGTCGGTCAAGGGTGCTTACACTAGTGCGCTGGCGTCTACTGGGCAGGTGGTGCTGCTGGTAGGCGTTACCCTGACAGCCGCAGTGGGCACTTGGATATGGTCCCCGATCAAGTTCCAGGCCGACATGGGCCTGCTGCTGGCCTTCATGTTCCTCGGGAATATGCTTGCGGCACTGATTATGGTACCGGCGCTATCCGCTTATTTGCTGGCACCTAAGAAGGTTTTGCCTCAAGACTCAGTTGGGGTCGAGTCGGATAACGATTCTGCAACTAAGCGCGTCGCTCAAATGTCTGCCGTCTGA
- a CDS encoding WD40/YVTN/BNR-like repeat-containing protein, which yields MKKLLNKLLRVFVLPFVILFVLASSSMADFKDPLDYGAIEQEKPLNKPFIDSAKSGHTLVVVGPRGLILYSNDGGGKWAQAQVPVQSDLVAIDMVNESKGWAVGHDGVILATTDGGATWVKQLDGRMASEQFINYYSKRLKQGDSSVEKALELTELNYRDGPALPFLDVWFRDELTGFAVGGFGNIARTDDGGKTWTPWTDRIANESGFHLTSVVGIGDDVFIGSERGVLFRLNADRQLFEIIETGYSGSFTGITGANGLIIAYGVGGAAYRSTDRGNTWAEVKDLQGSTINDAFRRANDKGYIFASQSGKLIISDKNFANLEVIDSGTPVSFTSILEISDRELLVTDLQGLSKVSLVDHKMTRVTSQE from the coding sequence ATGAAAAAATTATTGAATAAACTGCTCAGGGTTTTTGTCCTACCTTTTGTCATTTTGTTCGTGTTGGCTTCGTCATCAATGGCCGATTTCAAAGATCCTCTGGATTATGGCGCCATTGAACAGGAAAAACCTCTGAATAAGCCCTTTATTGACAGTGCGAAAAGCGGACATACATTAGTCGTGGTTGGGCCGCGAGGCTTGATTCTGTATTCCAATGATGGGGGAGGGAAGTGGGCTCAAGCCCAGGTTCCTGTACAGAGCGACTTAGTTGCCATTGATATGGTCAACGAGTCAAAAGGTTGGGCAGTTGGGCATGATGGCGTGATTCTCGCCACTACTGATGGAGGTGCCACATGGGTCAAGCAGCTTGATGGTCGAATGGCCAGCGAGCAGTTCATCAATTACTACAGTAAGCGTCTCAAACAGGGCGACAGCAGTGTTGAGAAGGCCCTTGAACTCACCGAGCTCAATTATCGCGATGGTCCGGCCTTACCCTTTCTCGATGTCTGGTTCCGTGACGAGTTGACCGGTTTTGCCGTAGGTGGATTCGGAAACATTGCGCGCACCGATGATGGTGGGAAGACTTGGACACCATGGACGGACCGCATTGCCAATGAGTCCGGTTTTCACCTCACTAGCGTGGTAGGCATTGGTGATGATGTCTTTATCGGCAGCGAGCGTGGCGTGCTGTTCAGGCTGAATGCCGATCGGCAGTTATTCGAAATTATCGAAACCGGGTATTCCGGTAGCTTTACCGGAATTACCGGCGCTAATGGGCTGATCATCGCTTATGGCGTTGGTGGGGCGGCGTACCGCAGTACAGATCGCGGCAATACATGGGCGGAAGTCAAGGATCTGCAGGGTTCCACCATCAACGATGCTTTCAGACGGGCCAATGACAAAGGTTATATCTTTGCCAGTCAATCAGGCAAGTTAATCATCAGTGACAAGAACTTTGCCAACCTTGAGGTGATCGACTCCGGCACGCCCGTTAGTTTTACTTCGATTCTTGAAATATCGGATCGTGAGTTGCTCGTTACTGACTTGCAGGGGCTTTCGAAAGTTTCGCTGGTGGATCACAAGATGACCAGAGTCACGTCTCAGGAGTAA